A single Rubrivivax gelatinosus IL144 DNA region contains:
- the ydiK gene encoding AI-2E family transporter YdiK — MKTADVTRTSFAVLFLAALVGGSLWILKPFVGPTIWATMVVVATWPVMLRVQAAFGGRRGAAVAVMTLLLVLLFAVPLALSIATLVENADRIVQTARELATWRPSREAPGWLLTLPVVGGKLAVAWEQAVAAGLEGLIARVQPYAGGFTRWFVGEIGDFGSVALQFMLTIVIAAVMYARGEVFGGAVRAFAGRLAGARGEGAVTLAADAIRGVALGVGVTAIVQAVLGGIGLALAGVPLAGLLTALMFMLCIAQIGALPVLLPAAGWVLYGGDVGWGVFLLVWSAVVGTLDNFLRPVLIRLGADLPLLLIFAGVIGGLLAFGLVGIFVGPVVLAVAFTLLESWIEEGGPPAAP, encoded by the coding sequence TTGAAGACCGCCGACGTCACCCGCACCAGCTTCGCGGTGCTGTTCCTGGCCGCGCTGGTCGGCGGCTCGCTGTGGATCCTCAAGCCCTTCGTCGGACCGACGATCTGGGCGACGATGGTCGTCGTCGCGACCTGGCCGGTGATGCTGCGTGTGCAGGCCGCGTTCGGCGGCCGGCGCGGCGCGGCGGTGGCGGTGATGACGCTGCTGCTGGTGCTGCTGTTCGCGGTGCCGCTGGCGCTGTCGATCGCGACGCTGGTCGAGAATGCCGACCGCATCGTGCAGACCGCGCGCGAGCTCGCCACCTGGCGGCCCTCGCGCGAGGCGCCGGGCTGGCTGCTGACGCTGCCGGTGGTCGGCGGCAAGCTGGCCGTGGCCTGGGAGCAGGCGGTGGCCGCCGGGCTCGAAGGCCTGATCGCGCGCGTCCAGCCGTATGCCGGCGGCTTCACGCGCTGGTTCGTCGGCGAGATCGGCGACTTCGGCAGCGTCGCGCTGCAGTTCATGCTGACCATCGTCATCGCCGCGGTGATGTACGCGCGCGGCGAGGTCTTCGGCGGCGCGGTGCGCGCCTTCGCCGGCCGGCTGGCCGGCGCGCGCGGCGAAGGCGCGGTGACGCTGGCCGCCGACGCGATCCGCGGCGTCGCGCTGGGCGTCGGCGTCACGGCCATCGTGCAGGCGGTGCTCGGCGGCATCGGCCTGGCGCTGGCCGGCGTGCCGCTGGCCGGGCTGCTGACGGCGCTGATGTTCATGCTCTGCATCGCCCAGATCGGCGCCTTGCCGGTGCTGCTGCCGGCCGCCGGCTGGGTGCTCTACGGCGGCGACGTCGGCTGGGGCGTGTTCCTGCTCGTCTGGTCGGCGGTCGTCGGCACGCTGGACAACTTCCTGCGCCCGGTGCTGATCCGCCTGGGCGCCGACCTGCCGCTGCTGCTGATCTTCGCCGGCGTCATCGGCGGCCTGCTGGCTTTCGGCCTCGTGGGCATCTTCGTCGGCCCGGTGGTGCTGGCCGTCGCGTTCACGCTGCTGGAGAGCTGGATCGAGGAAGGCGGCCCGCCGGCGGCGCCTTAA
- a CDS encoding DUF2796 domain-containing protein codes for MKLPFLGACLVSLFAASAAVAAPPHEHGVARLDVAVEAGRITLMLEMPLDSLVGFERAPRDEAEREAAKVAVARLRDAARLFRADPAAQCKPAVAEIDGGPLTGGASHDGHADADASYTLECAAAERAAFVDTGLLESFPRLRIVNVQVATPKGQWKAMLSRPMTRLPLVR; via the coding sequence ATGAAGCTCCCGTTCCTTGGCGCCTGCCTCGTGTCCCTGTTCGCCGCGTCGGCGGCCGTCGCGGCGCCGCCGCACGAACACGGCGTCGCCCGGCTCGACGTCGCCGTCGAAGCCGGCCGCATCACGCTGATGCTGGAGATGCCGCTCGATTCGCTGGTCGGCTTCGAGCGCGCGCCGCGCGACGAGGCCGAACGCGAGGCGGCCAAGGTCGCCGTCGCGCGCCTGCGCGACGCCGCGCGGCTGTTCCGCGCCGACCCGGCGGCGCAGTGCAAACCCGCCGTCGCCGAGATCGACGGCGGCCCCTTGACCGGCGGCGCTTCGCACGACGGCCATGCCGACGCCGACGCCAGCTACACGCTGGAGTGCGCGGCCGCCGAACGTGCGGCCTTCGTCGACACCGGGCTGCTGGAGAGCTTCCCGCGGCTGCGCATCGTCAACGTGCAGGTCGCCACGCCCAAGGGCCAGTGGAAGGCGATGCTGAGCCGGCCGATGACGCGCCTGCCGCTGGTGCGGTGA
- a CDS encoding 5'-nucleotidase produces the protein MDETAALAPAAADARLVVAISSRALFDFEEENRVFEAGGDDRDYMRLQLERLDVPARPGVAFSLVRKLLAFNAGAPRVDVVVLSRNDPVSGMRVFRSAQHYGLPIERGMFSRGSPPWRYLGPLKANLFLSTNEDDVRAALDAGVAAARVATHSRHAAETHPDELRIAFDGDAVLFSDEAERVYQQEGGLAAFQAHEVARSTTPLPPGPFKPLLEALHRLQRAAASGMRVRTALVTARSAPAHERAIRTLMAWQLEVDEAMFLGGLPKGEFLRQFEPDFFFDDQTRHVEHAAGHVPAGHVAAGISNAAR, from the coding sequence ATGGACGAAACCGCCGCCCTCGCGCCGGCCGCCGCCGACGCCCGCCTCGTCGTCGCGATCTCCTCGCGCGCGCTGTTCGACTTCGAGGAGGAGAACCGCGTCTTCGAAGCCGGCGGCGACGACCGCGACTACATGCGGCTGCAGCTGGAGCGCCTGGACGTGCCGGCACGCCCCGGCGTCGCGTTCTCGCTGGTGCGCAAGCTGCTCGCCTTCAACGCCGGCGCGCCGCGCGTCGACGTCGTCGTGCTCTCGCGCAACGACCCGGTGTCGGGCATGCGCGTCTTCCGCTCGGCCCAGCACTACGGCCTGCCGATCGAACGCGGCATGTTCTCGCGTGGCAGCCCGCCCTGGCGCTACCTCGGGCCGCTGAAGGCCAACCTGTTCCTGTCGACCAACGAGGACGACGTGCGCGCGGCGCTGGACGCCGGCGTCGCCGCGGCGCGTGTGGCCACGCACAGCCGGCACGCCGCCGAGACCCACCCCGACGAGCTGCGCATCGCCTTCGACGGCGACGCGGTGCTGTTCTCCGACGAGGCCGAACGCGTCTACCAGCAGGAAGGCGGCCTGGCCGCATTCCAGGCCCACGAGGTGGCGCGCAGCACGACGCCGCTGCCGCCGGGGCCGTTCAAGCCGCTGCTCGAAGCGCTGCACCGGCTGCAACGGGCCGCGGCCAGCGGCATGCGCGTGCGCACGGCGCTGGTCACCGCGCGCAGCGCGCCGGCGCACGAGCGTGCGATCCGCACGCTGATGGCCTGGCAGCTGGAGGTCGACGAGGCGATGTTCCTCGGCGGCCTGCCCAAGGGCGAGTTCCTGCGCCAGTTCGAACCCGACTTCTTCTTCGACGACCAGACCCGGCACGTCGAACACGCGGCCGGCCACGTGCCTGCGGGCCACGTCGCCGCCGGCATCAGCAACGCGGCGCGCTGA
- a CDS encoding ABC transporter permease, whose translation MTPLVGLAARSAWARRGTLVLVALSIALSTALLLTLERLREDVRASFSQAVSGTDLVVGARTGPVQLMLYAVFRLGGATNDISMASVDAIVRHPAVAWVVPIALGDSHRGFPVVGTSTGYFEHFRYGDGQALALDQGRAFSGTLDGLYEAVLGAEVASRLGYRVGQRIVLAHGAGGELGAEHADKPFTVVGILAPTGTPVDRSVHVGLPAIEAIHLDWAGGAPMPGVHIAADQARKFDLAPKRATAAFVGLKNRVAVFRVQRWVADYEAEPLLAVLPGVALDELWEVVGVGERSLLAVSALVAVVSLAGLVAVVLAGLAERRRELAVLRAVGAGPRHVLALLAAEAALVTLAGAAAGVLVAAAAVVLAGPWAQQHLGVALSHGAPTLTQWAWLGAVLLAGMLAGLVPGWRAYRMSLADGLSPR comes from the coding sequence ATGACGCCGCTCGTCGGCCTGGCCGCACGCAGCGCCTGGGCGCGGCGCGGCACGCTCGTGCTCGTCGCGCTGTCAATCGCGCTGTCGACGGCGCTGCTGCTGACGCTGGAGCGGCTGCGCGAGGACGTGCGCGCCAGCTTCTCGCAGGCCGTCAGCGGCACCGACCTCGTCGTCGGCGCGCGTACCGGGCCGGTGCAGCTGATGCTGTACGCCGTGTTCCGCCTCGGCGGCGCGACCAACGACATCTCGATGGCCAGCGTCGACGCGATCGTGCGCCACCCGGCGGTGGCCTGGGTCGTGCCGATCGCGCTCGGCGACTCGCACCGCGGTTTCCCGGTGGTCGGCACCAGCACCGGCTACTTCGAGCACTTCCGCTACGGCGACGGCCAGGCGCTGGCGCTGGACCAGGGCCGGGCCTTCAGCGGCACGCTCGACGGGCTCTACGAAGCGGTGCTCGGCGCCGAGGTCGCGTCCCGCCTGGGTTACCGCGTCGGCCAGCGCATCGTGCTGGCGCACGGCGCCGGCGGTGAACTCGGCGCCGAGCATGCCGACAAGCCTTTCACCGTCGTCGGCATCCTGGCGCCCACCGGCACCCCGGTGGACCGCAGCGTGCACGTCGGCCTGCCCGCCATCGAGGCCATCCACCTCGACTGGGCCGGCGGCGCGCCGATGCCGGGCGTGCACATCGCCGCCGACCAGGCGCGCAAGTTCGACCTCGCGCCCAAGCGCGCGACGGCGGCCTTCGTCGGGCTGAAGAACCGCGTCGCCGTGTTCCGCGTGCAGCGCTGGGTCGCCGACTACGAAGCCGAGCCGCTGCTGGCGGTGCTGCCCGGTGTCGCGCTCGACGAACTCTGGGAGGTGGTCGGCGTCGGCGAACGTTCGCTGCTGGCGGTGTCGGCGCTGGTCGCCGTCGTCAGCCTGGCCGGGCTGGTGGCGGTGGTGCTGGCCGGGCTGGCCGAACGCCGGCGCGAGCTGGCGGTGCTGCGCGCCGTCGGCGCCGGGCCGCGCCACGTGCTGGCGCTGCTGGCCGCCGAAGCGGCGCTGGTGACGCTGGCCGGCGCCGCCGCCGGCGTGCTGGTGGCCGCCGCCGCGGTGGTGCTGGCCGGGCCCTGGGCGCAGCAGCATCTGGGCGTGGCGCTGTCGCACGGCGCGCCGACGCTGACGCAATGGGCCTGGCTGGGCGCGGTGCTCCTCGCCGGTATGCTCGCCGGGCTGGTGCCCGGCTGGCGCGCCTACCGGATGTCGCTGGCCGACGGGCTGAGCCCGCGCTGA
- a CDS encoding alpha/beta fold hydrolase, producing MRIEIQPGVRLFVDVEGPGLVPDGPTLREKPTLLLLHGGPGFDHASFKPLFSRLADLAQIVYVDHRGHGRSDPRPAEEWTLDTFADDVVRLCDALGVERPIVLGQSFGGFVAQRYIARHPGHAAKVILSSTAPRFELARKLAMFERLGGAAARDAAEAFWTRPDAATWAAYEQHCRHLYNTTRPADPDAGKRGLFRPEILFGWNEAEHAAMDLRAGLAAARCPVLVLAGAEDPVCPVADAEDIAAALPPALVQYTVIEGAGHGTWRDRPDEALARLRAFIAG from the coding sequence ATGCGAATCGAGATCCAGCCCGGCGTGCGCCTGTTCGTCGACGTCGAAGGCCCGGGCTTGGTGCCCGACGGCCCCACGCTGCGCGAGAAGCCGACGCTGCTGCTGCTGCACGGCGGCCCCGGCTTCGACCACGCGAGCTTCAAGCCGCTGTTCTCGCGCCTGGCGGACCTGGCGCAGATCGTCTACGTCGACCACCGCGGCCACGGCCGCAGCGACCCGCGCCCGGCCGAAGAATGGACGCTGGACACCTTCGCCGACGACGTCGTGCGCCTGTGCGACGCGCTCGGCGTCGAGCGCCCGATCGTGCTCGGCCAGTCCTTCGGCGGCTTCGTCGCCCAGCGCTACATCGCGCGCCACCCGGGCCACGCGGCCAAGGTGATCCTGTCGAGCACCGCGCCGCGTTTCGAGCTGGCGCGCAAGCTGGCGATGTTCGAGCGCCTGGGCGGCGCCGCGGCGCGCGACGCCGCCGAAGCCTTCTGGACCCGGCCCGACGCCGCCACCTGGGCGGCCTACGAACAGCACTGCCGCCACCTCTACAACACCACACGGCCGGCCGACCCGGACGCCGGCAAACGCGGCCTGTTCCGACCCGAGATCCTGTTCGGCTGGAACGAGGCCGAGCACGCGGCGATGGACCTGCGCGCCGGCCTGGCCGCCGCGCGCTGCCCGGTGCTGGTGCTCGCCGGCGCCGAGGACCCGGTGTGCCCGGTGGCCGACGCCGAGGACATCGCCGCGGCGCTGCCGCCGGCGCTCGTACAGTACACGGTCATCGAAGGCGCCGGCCACGGCACCTGGCGCGACCGGCCCGACGAAGCGCTGGCGCGGCTGCGCGCCTTCATCGCCGGCTGA
- a CDS encoding DUF3299 domain-containing protein, which translates to MHRLLAAAATAALIGSAGAQPAAGVPASQPALAGAAPAKAAPGAPRTIRWEELVPKDWDPMKEFKDLNLAGLADGDPRANKLLQRMREVWDAAPANPAIVGQAVRLPGFVVPLEESKQGLKEFLLVPYFGACIHSPPPPANQIVHVLPAHPAAFKSMDTVWVSGTLATVRGDSYMGASSYRIDGAGVERYTEKAR; encoded by the coding sequence ATGCACAGACTCCTGGCCGCCGCGGCGACCGCGGCCCTGATCGGCTCGGCCGGCGCCCAGCCGGCCGCGGGCGTGCCGGCCTCGCAGCCGGCGCTGGCCGGCGCCGCGCCGGCCAAGGCCGCGCCCGGCGCGCCGCGCACCATCCGCTGGGAAGAGCTGGTGCCCAAGGACTGGGACCCGATGAAGGAGTTCAAGGACCTGAACCTCGCCGGCCTCGCCGACGGCGACCCGCGCGCCAACAAGCTGCTGCAGCGCATGCGCGAGGTCTGGGACGCGGCGCCGGCCAACCCGGCGATCGTCGGCCAGGCGGTGCGCCTGCCGGGCTTCGTCGTGCCGCTGGAGGAGTCCAAGCAGGGCCTGAAGGAGTTCCTGCTGGTGCCGTACTTCGGCGCCTGCATCCACAGCCCGCCGCCGCCGGCCAACCAGATCGTGCACGTGCTGCCGGCGCATCCGGCGGCCTTCAAGTCCATGGACACGGTCTGGGTCAGCGGCACGCTGGCCACCGTGCGCGGCGACAGCTACATGGGCGCCAGCAGCTACCGCATCGACGGCGCCGGCGTCGAGCGCTACACGGAGAAGGCGCGTTGA
- a CDS encoding patatin-like phospholipase family protein: MTPTSRRLAALAGLLLALPPTLQAADIPPRPKVGLVLSGGGARGAAHVGVLEVLDRLHVPVDCVAGTSMGALVAGAWVAGVPPQTMREELGKANWNDMFQDNPDYVELNVRNKQIERRFLPGTESGVGTAGLIGAQGVVTGQKIKLFFNQIVRAQAGERDLGKLPLPLSMVATDIGTGERVVLRSGSLTQAMRASMAVPGLLLPLDLEGRRLVDGGIVDNLPIGEVRARCGAEVVIAVNVGSPLLRAEEVTGVLSLTAQMVAILTEQNVAQSLATLKEGDVYIKPDLSGITAADFDRSAEAADRGRAAAEALAPALARLAVPEAQYAAWRRRLEDHRPDVDRVDAIEVAGLNRVNPEALLRHVQQRVGEPLDTETLNRDLVRAYGDGYYQGVDYTLLTVHDKRVLRITPIEKPWGPDYLRFGLNFDSNVSQGSTYSLRAGYQKTWLNTLGAEALLEAEVGNVSAASLELYQPLESSQTWFVQANAGYRRERADVFQNDRRTAEYLVSRDTLELRLGLNLGLYGQASIGRRNGELRPRVDTGDASLSSFREPLDGWEATLDLDQLDQLHFPTSGWAARLAWFSSSDRGYTRLDADARLAWSYGDWVLGTRAAWTGSTRGTLPVWDSATLGGFLNLSAYASGQLRGDDLRYGQLRAERIVGRLPLGLRGDMRFGMAWERARLGLLYTETQRTGWLDSATAYLGGDTPIGAVYVGVGRSRDGASNAYLFIGTP; encoded by the coding sequence ATGACGCCGACTTCGCGCCGCCTCGCCGCCCTCGCGGGCCTGCTGCTCGCCCTGCCGCCCACGCTGCAGGCCGCCGACATCCCACCCCGCCCGAAGGTCGGCCTGGTGCTCAGCGGCGGCGGCGCGCGCGGCGCGGCGCACGTCGGCGTGCTCGAGGTGCTGGACCGGCTGCACGTGCCGGTGGACTGCGTCGCCGGCACCAGCATGGGCGCGCTCGTCGCCGGCGCCTGGGTGGCCGGCGTGCCGCCGCAGACGATGCGCGAGGAGCTCGGCAAGGCCAACTGGAACGACATGTTCCAGGACAACCCGGACTACGTCGAGCTGAACGTGCGCAACAAGCAGATCGAGCGCCGCTTCCTGCCGGGCACCGAGAGCGGCGTCGGCACCGCCGGGCTGATCGGCGCGCAGGGCGTCGTCACCGGGCAGAAGATCAAGCTGTTCTTCAACCAGATCGTGCGCGCCCAGGCCGGCGAGCGCGACCTGGGCAAGCTGCCCTTGCCGCTGTCGATGGTCGCCACCGACATCGGCACCGGCGAGCGCGTCGTGCTGCGCTCGGGCAGCCTGACGCAGGCCATGCGCGCCTCGATGGCGGTGCCCGGGCTGCTGCTGCCGCTGGACCTGGAGGGCCGCCGCCTCGTCGACGGCGGCATCGTCGACAACCTGCCGATCGGCGAGGTGCGCGCGCGCTGCGGTGCCGAGGTCGTCATCGCCGTCAACGTCGGCTCGCCCTTGCTGCGCGCCGAGGAGGTGACCGGCGTGCTGTCGCTGACGGCGCAGATGGTGGCCATCCTGACCGAGCAGAACGTCGCCCAGTCGCTGGCGACGCTGAAGGAGGGCGACGTCTACATCAAGCCCGACCTGAGCGGCATCACCGCGGCCGACTTCGACCGCAGCGCCGAGGCTGCCGACCGCGGCCGTGCCGCCGCCGAGGCACTGGCGCCGGCGCTGGCCCGGCTGGCCGTGCCCGAGGCCCAGTACGCGGCCTGGCGGCGGCGGCTGGAAGACCACCGCCCCGACGTCGATCGCGTCGACGCGATCGAGGTCGCCGGGCTGAACCGCGTCAACCCCGAGGCGCTGCTGCGCCACGTGCAGCAGCGGGTCGGCGAGCCGCTGGACACCGAGACGCTGAACCGCGACCTCGTGCGCGCCTACGGCGACGGCTACTACCAGGGCGTGGACTACACGCTGCTGACGGTGCACGACAAGCGCGTGCTGCGCATCACGCCGATCGAGAAGCCCTGGGGCCCGGACTACCTGCGCTTCGGCCTGAACTTCGACTCCAACGTCAGCCAGGGCTCGACCTACTCGCTGCGCGCCGGCTACCAGAAGACCTGGCTGAACACGCTGGGCGCCGAGGCGCTGCTGGAGGCGGAGGTCGGCAACGTCAGCGCCGCCAGCCTGGAGCTCTACCAGCCGCTGGAGTCCAGCCAGACCTGGTTCGTGCAGGCCAACGCCGGCTACCGGCGCGAACGTGCCGACGTCTTCCAGAACGACCGCCGCACCGCCGAGTACCTGGTCTCGCGCGACACGCTGGAGCTGCGCCTGGGGCTCAACCTCGGCCTCTACGGCCAGGCCAGCATCGGCCGCCGCAACGGCGAACTGCGCCCGCGCGTTGACACCGGCGACGCCTCGCTGTCGAGCTTCCGCGAGCCGCTGGACGGCTGGGAAGCGACGCTGGACCTCGACCAGCTCGACCAGCTGCACTTCCCGACCTCGGGCTGGGCGGCGCGCCTGGCCTGGTTCTCGTCCTCAGACCGCGGCTACACGCGGCTGGACGCCGACGCGCGTTTGGCCTGGTCCTACGGCGACTGGGTGCTGGGCACGCGCGCCGCCTGGACCGGCTCGACGCGCGGCACGCTGCCGGTCTGGGACTCGGCGACGCTGGGCGGCTTCCTCAACCTGTCGGCCTACGCCTCGGGCCAGCTGCGCGGCGACGACCTGCGCTACGGCCAGCTGCGCGCCGAACGCATCGTCGGCCGCCTGCCGCTGGGGCTGCGCGGCGACATGCGCTTCGGCATGGCCTGGGAGCGTGCGCGCCTGGGGCTGCTCTACACCGAGACCCAGCGCACCGGCTGGCTGGACTCGGCCACCGCCTACCTCGGCGGCGACACGCCGATCGGCGCGGTCTACGTCGGCGTCGGCCGCAGCCGCGACGGCGCGTCCAACGCCTACCTGTTCATCGGCACGCCTTAA
- a CDS encoding diguanylate cyclase, translating to MSGRSSAITAVFRRLPPPVAWVAACRRGLLAGLLTWLLMAAASAAAAQPWLVLSPDRQEIDAWPRMTMLADPGGRLGVDEVLVRRAEFVPMAGRRANLGLREGAVWLRLQLAVPLDDDGRWLLDLDYPPLDRIDAYVVSDGLVVRHAQMGDALPFVQRPLQTRPHAMLLILERGLEHEILLRVQTTSTMLLPLRLMKPAAFYAEEARLQMLQGLAAGISVCLVTFALVRAIGRREPVYLHYALSTVGSGLFLFSFAGLGAQHLWSNSAWFADLAPLLSVLVGLAGGLWLVDGLFGARVLSPRLARATRLAGGVAALAALLLVAGVLDYRQAQLVASVLGPLPMLVALPMAWRRWHAGDHAASYVILGWGASAVGATVLALLLHGWLDLDVWTHNAYQLGALLQALAWLRVLDLRDVEQRERAEHADRERQRLQALAHSDALTGLPNRRGLEQALDAALAGVDETRPLAVFLADLDGFKAVNDEHGHEAGDALLALVAQRLRAALRQGDLVARLGGDEFVVLAEGLGDGEAARAFGERLVQAFAAPFELGALRCTIGLTVGVALAPQEGRDAVVLLRRADAAMYAGKQAGKGTVRCVPSPGLAA from the coding sequence ATGTCCGGCCGTTCGTCCGCCATCACCGCCGTTTTCCGTCGGCTGCCGCCGCCGGTGGCGTGGGTTGCGGCGTGCCGGCGCGGGCTGCTGGCTGGGCTGCTGACCTGGCTGCTGATGGCCGCCGCCAGCGCGGCAGCGGCGCAGCCCTGGCTGGTGCTGAGCCCGGACCGCCAGGAGATCGACGCCTGGCCGCGCATGACGATGCTCGCCGATCCCGGCGGCCGGCTCGGCGTCGACGAGGTGCTGGTGCGCCGCGCCGAGTTCGTGCCTATGGCCGGGCGGCGCGCCAACCTGGGGCTGCGCGAGGGCGCCGTCTGGCTGCGGCTGCAGCTGGCGGTGCCGCTGGACGACGACGGCCGCTGGCTGCTGGACCTGGACTACCCGCCGCTGGACCGCATCGACGCCTACGTCGTTTCCGACGGCCTGGTCGTGCGCCATGCGCAGATGGGCGATGCGCTGCCCTTCGTGCAGCGGCCGCTGCAGACGCGCCCGCACGCGATGCTGCTGATCCTGGAGCGCGGGCTCGAGCACGAGATCCTGCTGCGCGTGCAGACGACGAGCACGATGCTGCTGCCGCTGCGGCTGATGAAGCCCGCCGCCTTCTACGCCGAGGAGGCGCGGCTGCAGATGCTGCAGGGGCTGGCGGCCGGCATCAGCGTCTGCCTCGTCACCTTCGCGCTGGTGCGCGCCATCGGCCGGCGCGAGCCGGTGTACCTGCACTACGCGCTGTCGACCGTCGGCTCGGGGCTGTTCCTGTTCTCGTTCGCCGGGCTGGGCGCACAGCACCTGTGGTCGAACAGCGCCTGGTTCGCCGACCTGGCGCCGCTGCTGTCGGTGCTGGTCGGGCTGGCCGGCGGGCTGTGGCTGGTCGACGGCCTGTTCGGCGCCCGCGTGCTGTCGCCGCGGCTGGCGCGCGCGACCCGCCTGGCCGGCGGCGTCGCGGCGCTGGCGGCGCTGCTGCTGGTGGCCGGGGTGCTCGACTACCGCCAGGCCCAGCTCGTCGCCAGCGTGCTCGGGCCGCTGCCGATGCTCGTCGCCTTGCCGATGGCCTGGCGGCGCTGGCATGCCGGCGACCACGCCGCGTCCTACGTCATCCTGGGCTGGGGCGCCAGCGCCGTCGGCGCCACCGTGCTGGCGCTGCTGCTGCACGGCTGGCTGGATCTGGACGTCTGGACGCACAACGCCTACCAGCTCGGCGCGCTGCTGCAGGCCCTGGCCTGGCTGCGCGTGCTGGACCTGCGCGACGTCGAGCAGCGCGAACGCGCCGAACACGCCGACCGCGAACGCCAGCGGCTGCAGGCGCTCGCCCACAGCGACGCCCTGACCGGGCTGCCCAACCGGCGAGGCCTCGAGCAGGCGCTCGACGCGGCGCTGGCGGGCGTCGACGAGACGCGGCCGCTGGCCGTCTTCCTCGCCGACCTCGACGGCTTCAAGGCCGTCAACGACGAACACGGCCACGAAGCCGGCGACGCCTTGCTGGCACTGGTCGCGCAGCGGCTGCGCGCCGCGCTGCGCCAGGGCGACCTCGTCGCCCGCCTGGGCGGCGACGAGTTCGTCGTGCTCGCCGAAGGGCTGGGCGACGGCGAGGCAGCGCGTGCCTTCGGCGAGCGTCTGGTGCAGGCCTTCGCCGCGCCGTTCGAGCTCGGGGCACTGCGCTGCACGATCGGTCTGACGGTCGGCGTCGCGCTGGCGCCGCAGGAAGGCCGCGACGCCGTCGTGCTGCTGCGCCGGGCCGACGCGGCGATGTACGCCGGCAAGCAGGCCGGCAAGGGCACGGTGCGGTGCGTCCCGTCGCCGGGGCTGGCCGCCTGA
- a CDS encoding ABC transporter ATP-binding protein has protein sequence MSPAISIRGLRYRWPRAAKPTLAIEAWDVAAGEAVFLHGPSGGGKSTLLGLLAGVLLPGDGRVEVLGQDWAALAAGRRDAFRADHVGYVFQQFNLLPYLSVLDNVRLPCRFSARRLERTAPGDAEALLERVGLLREAWARPAAELSVGQQQRVAAARALIGRPELVICDEPTSALDAPLRDAFLDLLLAAVHEAGATLVFVSHDERLAGRFDRRVALAELNGGAR, from the coding sequence GTGAGCCCGGCGATCTCGATCCGCGGCCTGCGCTACCGCTGGCCGCGTGCCGCCAAGCCGACGCTGGCGATCGAGGCCTGGGACGTCGCCGCCGGCGAAGCCGTCTTCCTGCACGGCCCCAGCGGCGGCGGCAAGAGCACGCTGCTCGGCCTGCTGGCCGGCGTGCTGCTGCCCGGCGACGGCCGCGTCGAGGTCCTGGGCCAGGACTGGGCGGCGCTGGCCGCCGGCCGCCGCGACGCCTTCCGCGCCGACCACGTCGGCTACGTCTTCCAGCAGTTCAATCTGCTGCCGTACCTGAGCGTGCTGGACAACGTGCGCCTGCCGTGCCGCTTCTCGGCGCGGCGCCTCGAACGCACGGCCCCCGGCGACGCCGAGGCGCTGCTCGAACGCGTCGGCCTGCTGCGCGAGGCCTGGGCACGGCCGGCGGCCGAGCTGTCGGTCGGCCAGCAGCAGCGGGTCGCCGCGGCGCGTGCGCTGATCGGCCGCCCGGAACTCGTCATCTGCGACGAGCCGACCTCGGCGCTGGACGCGCCGCTGCGCGACGCCTTTCTCGACCTGCTGCTGGCGGCGGTGCACGAGGCCGGCGCGACGCTGGTCTTCGTCAGCCACGACGAACGCCTGGCCGGGCGTTTCGACCGCCGCGTCGCGCTGGCCGAACTCAACGGAGGCGCCCGATGA